One segment of Leuconostoc lactis DNA contains the following:
- a CDS encoding DUF2785 domain-containing protein, protein MMTLSELQTQFIALRNKTRDGEIFQSLGEMMAEILAELSPQPVTAVALPVDGEQALIAMRAYSQQLEEAAQAHGGKAQLLPVPDETLRLAVAQLANPLPKYRDTGAFFFLSDIIQNQLVSESQMRWLITDLVSDEQLFAHIFEVNNAAIYRRSFSVLLVSLLLFTQRTKTAFMSDDLLDYVINRVALYAALERDARGFIGTNGWAHAFTHIGNAVNEIMLMPKLMRADKLFLMASMLAGYRELHQPLVMGETDRIAEVALRAAQTHAIYEDYLLLTLKLWRKDLVTRQAPQSEGRWHQLYNRTRFFHAILLTDRQAVPDAIYNYVEQTKDYLT, encoded by the coding sequence ATGATGACATTAAGCGAACTACAAACACAATTTATTGCTTTAAGAAATAAAACGCGTGATGGTGAGATTTTCCAGTCGTTAGGGGAAATGATGGCTGAAATACTTGCTGAGTTGTCGCCACAACCCGTCACTGCTGTGGCGTTGCCAGTAGACGGTGAACAAGCCTTGATTGCTATGCGAGCGTATAGCCAACAACTAGAGGAAGCTGCGCAGGCCCATGGCGGGAAGGCGCAGTTGCTACCAGTTCCGGATGAGACGTTACGTCTGGCAGTAGCACAGTTGGCCAATCCATTGCCCAAGTATCGCGACACGGGGGCGTTTTTTTTCCTGAGTGATATCATTCAAAATCAATTAGTGTCTGAGTCACAGATGCGGTGGCTAATCACTGATTTGGTGTCTGATGAGCAATTATTTGCGCACATTTTTGAAGTGAACAATGCGGCGATTTATCGACGATCGTTTAGTGTGTTGTTAGTGTCACTTTTGTTATTTACGCAGCGGACAAAAACGGCCTTTATGTCTGATGACTTATTAGACTATGTGATTAATCGGGTTGCGCTATATGCGGCATTAGAGCGTGATGCGCGTGGGTTCATTGGCACCAATGGTTGGGCGCACGCGTTTACACATATTGGCAATGCTGTTAATGAAATCATGTTGATGCCAAAGCTGATGCGGGCTGACAAATTATTTTTAATGGCCAGTATGTTAGCGGGCTATCGCGAGTTACACCAGCCCTTAGTGATGGGAGAAACCGACCGTATTGCTGAGGTTGCCTTGCGAGCAGCGCAAACACATGCGATTTACGAAGACTATCTGCTGTTAACCTTGAAGTTATGGCGGAAAGATTTGGTGACGCGGCAAGCGCCACAATCAGAAGGGCGGTGGCATCAACTGTATAACCGAACACGTTTCTTTCACGCAATTTTATTGACAGATCGACAGGCTGTTCCTGACGCGATATACAACTACGTCGAACAGACAAAAGATTACTTAACATAG
- a CDS encoding D-alanine--D-alanine ligase family protein, whose product MTKKHVALLFGGNSSEHDVSKRSAQNYYQAIEASGKYDITVFAIAQNGYFLDPESSKRVLALEDEQPIVDAFMAKVDTTDPLARISALREAGDFDIFFPVVHGNLGEDGTLQGLFRLLNKPFVGAPLRGHAVSFDKAMTKELLTVNNIRNTNYVVLDEKTAKDWTWDKVVATFGDVVFVKAANQGSSVGISRATTAEEFAAALADSFQYDYKVLVEQAVKGPRELEVGVIGNDEPLVSEIGAHAVPNQGDGDGWYDYNNKFVDNSAVEFEIPAKLPDAITQEVKDMALKAYKVLNLRGEARMDFLLDENDVPYLGEPNTLPGFTNMSLFKRLWDYSDIDNVALVEKMIAYGFEEFEKNAKLSYQFVTLGEEKIGKFN is encoded by the coding sequence ATGACAAAAAAACACGTTGCCCTATTATTTGGTGGAAATTCTTCTGAACATGATGTGTCAAAGCGTTCCGCCCAAAACTACTATCAAGCGATTGAAGCGAGTGGTAAGTACGATATTACCGTATTTGCAATTGCGCAAAATGGCTATTTTCTAGACCCTGAAAGCTCAAAACGCGTGTTGGCCTTAGAAGACGAACAACCAATTGTTGATGCTTTCATGGCCAAAGTTGATACGACGGATCCGTTGGCGCGCATTAGTGCTTTACGTGAAGCAGGAGACTTTGATATTTTCTTCCCAGTCGTGCATGGTAATCTTGGTGAAGATGGCACATTGCAAGGACTCTTTCGACTTTTGAATAAGCCATTTGTTGGTGCGCCACTGCGTGGTCATGCGGTCAGCTTTGATAAGGCTATGACGAAGGAATTGCTAACTGTTAACAACATTCGCAATACCAACTATGTCGTGTTGGATGAAAAAACAGCCAAAGATTGGACTTGGGATAAGGTTGTGGCAACGTTTGGCGATGTTGTTTTCGTTAAAGCGGCGAACCAAGGCTCATCAGTCGGCATTTCCCGTGCCACAACAGCTGAGGAATTTGCAGCTGCGTTGGCTGATTCTTTCCAATATGACTACAAAGTCTTGGTAGAACAAGCAGTCAAGGGCCCACGCGAACTTGAAGTTGGTGTGATCGGTAATGATGAACCATTGGTCTCAGAAATTGGCGCGCATGCCGTACCAAATCAGGGTGATGGTGACGGCTGGTATGATTACAACAACAAGTTTGTGGATAACTCTGCTGTTGAATTTGAAATTCCAGCAAAGTTGCCAGATGCCATCACGCAAGAAGTGAAGGACATGGCTTTGAAGGCTTATAAAGTTTTGAACTTGCGTGGTGAAGCACGGATGGACTTTTTGCTAGATGAAAACGATGTCCCTTATTTGGGTGAGCCAAATACGTTGCCAGGCTTTACAAACATGTCATTGTTTAAGCGCTTATGGGATTATTCAGATATTGATAATGTGGCACTTGTTGAAAAGATGATCGCCTATGGTTTTGAAGAATTCGAGAAGAATGCCAAGTTAAGTTATCAATTTGTCACATTAGGTGAAGAAAAAATAGGGAAGTTTAATTAA
- a CDS encoding helix-turn-helix domain-containing protein, whose product MVKNGKNDSFDGKAIRAARKKMHLSQVELAEGITTQATISLVENQNRVPNADVLLAILDRLNLDMSEFVSGDFLTQKAKELLGKVVLQMKHEALKEFEEFEKALSQNAPTLQAYYILKAEEASYKGEDFAKVIQYTDLAVDKKTPSLGDFYVFYAYRQMATNYFLQGDIKAATEKFLLAAELEPDLLTANELEFHVVLKARQRYVEFLIERGDLDFAAELLQEALQVLRKRVDLFWVPDLSELLAKVEEKRGNLAEAKRQLHYAHVAAYLSNRQTAEKHLAELDTVEI is encoded by the coding sequence ATGGTAAAGAACGGAAAAAATGACAGTTTCGACGGAAAGGCAATTCGTGCAGCGCGTAAGAAGATGCACTTGTCTCAAGTCGAACTTGCAGAAGGGATTACAACGCAAGCAACGATTTCGTTAGTTGAAAATCAAAATCGTGTCCCAAATGCTGATGTTTTGTTAGCAATTCTAGATCGCTTGAACCTCGACATGTCAGAATTTGTGTCGGGTGATTTCTTGACGCAAAAGGCTAAGGAATTACTGGGCAAAGTGGTTTTGCAAATGAAGCATGAAGCCCTGAAAGAATTTGAAGAATTTGAAAAAGCCTTGAGTCAAAACGCGCCGACTTTGCAAGCTTACTATATTCTTAAAGCTGAAGAAGCAAGCTATAAGGGTGAAGATTTTGCCAAAGTGATTCAATACACTGATTTGGCAGTTGATAAGAAGACGCCATCACTAGGTGATTTCTACGTGTTTTATGCCTATCGTCAAATGGCAACCAATTATTTCTTACAAGGCGATATTAAAGCAGCTACAGAAAAGTTCTTATTAGCCGCTGAACTCGAACCAGATCTGCTCACTGCAAATGAATTGGAATTTCATGTTGTGTTGAAAGCGCGGCAACGTTATGTTGAATTTTTGATTGAACGTGGTGATTTGGATTTTGCAGCAGAACTCTTGCAAGAAGCGTTGCAGGTATTACGTAAGCGCGTTGATTTGTTCTGGGTGCCAGACTTGAGCGAATTGTTGGCGAAAGTAGAAGAAAAACGTGGTAATTTGGCTGAAGCCAAGCGTCAGTTACATTACGCACATGTCGCCGCCTATTTGTCAAATCGTCAAACCGCTGAAAAGCATTTGGCTGAATTAGATACAGTTGAAATTTAA
- a CDS encoding universal stress protein yields MTANYNKILVPMDGSKESEAALVRAIELANEAGDQGVLSILNVIDTRAFQNVASFDDTMVEAVSEETRKSLEKYKQQALDAGVKNVDYLIEYGSPKALIAKEVPNEVHADLIVIGATGLNAVERFVIGSVTEFVTRTAKVDVLVVRG; encoded by the coding sequence ATGACAGCAAACTACAACAAAATTTTGGTTCCTATGGATGGTTCAAAAGAATCAGAAGCTGCACTTGTTCGTGCCATTGAATTGGCAAACGAAGCTGGTGATCAAGGTGTTTTGTCAATTCTAAACGTTATTGACACACGCGCCTTCCAAAATGTTGCAAGCTTTGACGACACAATGGTTGAAGCTGTTTCTGAAGAAACACGTAAGAGCCTTGAAAAGTACAAGCAACAAGCGCTTGATGCCGGTGTAAAGAACGTTGATTATCTCATTGAATACGGTTCACCAAAGGCTTTGATCGCTAAGGAAGTCCCTAACGAAGTCCATGCCGATCTTATTGTGATTGGTGCCACTGGTTTGAACGCTGTTGAACGCTTTGTTATTGGTTCAGTTACTGAATTCGTCACACGTACTGCTAAGGTTGATGTCTTGGTTGTTCGTGGCTAA
- a CDS encoding replication-associated recombination protein A produces MQQPLAYRMRPTKIEEIVGQQHLVGEGKIIWRMVAAKRLSSMILYGPPGIGKTSIASAIAGSSKYAFRMLNAATDSQKDLQIVAEEAKMSGAVVLLLDEIHRLNKVKQDFLLPYLESGAIILIGATTENPYINVTPAIRSRTQIFQLESLTEADILSAVDRALADQTNGLGQYDVTLDEAARQQLARATNGDLRSALNGLELAVLSTKPDDNQQIHITLPIIEETVQRKALSADKDGDAHYDVISALQKSIRGSDVDAALHYAARIIESGDINILARRLTVIAYEDIGLANPGAAQRAITAIQAAQNLGLPEARIPFANAIIELALSPKSNAAYRAIDAALADIRQGKSRDIPPHLKDAHYKGAADLGHGTGYIYPHDYDNDWVPQQYLPDQLQQVTYFQPKGNSKIEQSFQEIYQTLKTQQKKGLQ; encoded by the coding sequence ATGCAACAACCACTCGCATATCGCATGCGTCCGACCAAAATTGAAGAAATTGTTGGCCAACAACATCTTGTTGGCGAAGGCAAAATTATCTGGCGCATGGTCGCGGCGAAACGCCTTAGTTCCATGATTTTGTATGGTCCACCAGGCATTGGCAAAACATCCATCGCTTCGGCAATCGCCGGCTCTTCTAAGTATGCTTTTCGCATGCTCAATGCTGCGACAGATAGTCAAAAAGATTTGCAAATCGTCGCAGAGGAAGCAAAAATGTCTGGCGCAGTGGTTTTGCTCTTAGACGAAATCCATCGTTTAAATAAGGTCAAACAGGACTTTTTATTGCCCTATTTGGAATCTGGCGCCATTATTTTAATTGGCGCCACCACTGAAAATCCTTATATCAACGTCACCCCAGCCATCCGATCACGAACACAAATTTTTCAGTTAGAATCCTTAACTGAAGCCGACATTTTGTCTGCGGTGGATCGGGCGTTGGCCGACCAAACTAATGGCCTCGGCCAGTATGATGTCACACTCGATGAAGCGGCGCGCCAACAACTCGCCCGTGCCACAAATGGTGATTTGCGCAGCGCATTGAACGGTTTAGAACTAGCTGTCTTATCAACAAAACCAGATGATAATCAACAAATTCATATCACCTTACCAATCATTGAAGAAACCGTCCAGCGTAAAGCACTTTCGGCGGATAAAGATGGTGATGCGCACTATGATGTCATTTCAGCCCTTCAAAAATCCATTCGTGGTTCAGATGTTGATGCCGCCTTACATTACGCCGCGCGGATTATCGAATCCGGTGATATCAACATTCTCGCCCGCCGCTTGACGGTGATTGCTTACGAAGATATTGGTTTAGCTAATCCCGGCGCTGCACAACGTGCGATAACCGCTATTCAAGCCGCCCAAAACCTAGGATTGCCAGAAGCACGGATTCCTTTTGCCAATGCCATTATTGAACTGGCGCTATCACCAAAGTCAAATGCCGCCTACCGTGCGATCGACGCTGCATTAGCTGATATTCGTCAGGGCAAAAGTCGTGACATTCCGCCACACCTTAAAGACGCCCACTACAAAGGTGCCGCCGACTTGGGACATGGAACAGGTTATATTTATCCTCATGATTACGACAATGATTGGGTACCTCAGCAATACTTACCCGATCAACTGCAACAAGTGACTTATTTCCAGCCAAAAGGCAATTCCAAAATTGAACAATCATTCCAGGAAATCTATCAAACTTTGAAAACACAACAAAAAAAGGGGCTGCAGTAA
- a CDS encoding YueI family protein produces the protein MDINERLQNEQLNGGQHQLNPDEQHRYLGTFRERVIAAVKKSQLNSPAIQAQFEATLKQHTEGKVLISQPLAGDFFTTYVRMAVTTNHPFTLLSTNDATTEDDPIAVLLAADDAVNIDQIYFT, from the coding sequence ATGGATATCAATGAACGCTTGCAAAACGAACAATTAAACGGTGGTCAACATCAACTTAATCCCGATGAACAACACCGTTATCTGGGCACTTTTAGAGAACGTGTCATTGCTGCTGTTAAAAAATCACAACTCAACTCACCAGCAATTCAGGCACAGTTCGAGGCCACATTAAAGCAACATACTGAGGGTAAAGTCTTAATCAGCCAACCACTCGCTGGTGATTTCTTTACAACGTATGTCCGTATGGCAGTCACGACAAATCACCCATTCACCTTACTATCGACAAATGACGCAACAACAGAAGATGATCCGATTGCGGTTTTGTTGGCTGCTGATGACGCCGTTAATATCGATCAAATTTATTTCACTTAA
- the rpsD gene encoding 30S ribosomal protein S4 codes for MSRYTGPKWRISRRLGVSLSGTGKELSRRAYAPGDHGAGRRAKVSEYGMQLREKQKLRFTYGLTERQFHSLFNKAGKIRKGTHGTNFMILLEQRLDSLVYRLGLATTRQQARQLVNHGHILVDGQRVDIPSYQVTPGQVISVRDKSKNIVPIQVAVESVVARPQFVSFDADKLEGTLVRLPEREELDADINEALIVEYYNRLG; via the coding sequence ATGTCACGTTATACAGGTCCAAAGTGGCGCATTTCACGTCGCTTGGGTGTTTCATTGTCAGGTACTGGTAAGGAATTGTCACGTCGTGCGTACGCACCTGGTGATCACGGTGCCGGACGCCGCGCAAAGGTTTCTGAATATGGTATGCAATTGCGCGAAAAGCAAAAGTTGCGTTTCACTTATGGTTTGACAGAACGTCAATTCCATTCTTTGTTTAACAAGGCTGGTAAGATCCGTAAGGGTACTCACGGTACTAACTTCATGATCTTGTTGGAACAACGTTTGGATTCACTTGTTTACCGTCTTGGTTTGGCAACAACACGCCAACAAGCACGTCAATTAGTTAACCACGGCCACATTTTGGTTGATGGTCAACGTGTTGATATCCCTTCATACCAAGTAACACCTGGTCAAGTGATTTCTGTTCGCGATAAGTCAAAGAACATTGTACCTATCCAAGTTGCTGTTGAATCAGTTGTGGCACGTCCACAATTCGTATCATTCGACGCTGACAAGCTTGAAGGTACTTTGGTACGTTTGCCAGAACGCGAAGAATTAGATGCCGACATCAACGAAGCTTTGATCGTCGAATACTACAACCGTTTGGGTTAA
- the ezrA gene encoding septation ring formation regulator EzrA, translating to MNLIILAIVLGIVVIAYLAIFVMQRATVKKVNILKDRKAQLMSLKVRDELVEGRKLALTGQSLKEYQNLESRFNDVKNNKFLKIDQQANLVLFEARGINFIKTRHELARFEAMVDDTEQTIHDVRNGLVELKKINEAHREAINELKKKYDELRKRLLAENFKFGPANGALDQFLKQLEADYDEFTRLTEAGDHATASDIYEQLAMETTQMEKMMTDIPPLFEKLDKVYVDQLNELAQGHDELVAQGYVFPNDTLQQELQAIDQQRQQVLQLLGDLKLKEVSEQNGYIERRIDTLYDMMETEITARQQVMKNAKTLSSDLLRLREQNSTLAIELDRLSQSFQFNHKELETRRVLLEQINAAEEQVNHNDDLLESAEMSYSELRAKQEALLKHFAEIEAQQIDMWEKISGLEKAKRSARQLGGEYQQEIENIKHAVERMSLPGLPATYLEYFFAVTNELERLAKSLKADLVDMDEVQRQLNIVSADIDTLKEKTDTIVDQAALTEQLLQYANRYRATNERVAAASEQARMFYERDYNFGKAMDVLGPALDSVEPGVYEKLVDAYMRRKTPLL from the coding sequence ATGAATTTAATTATATTAGCAATTGTTTTGGGTATTGTGGTCATTGCTTACTTGGCGATCTTTGTTATGCAGCGTGCCACCGTCAAAAAAGTCAACATCCTTAAAGATAGAAAAGCACAACTAATGTCTTTGAAGGTCCGCGATGAACTCGTTGAAGGCCGCAAGTTAGCCTTGACTGGGCAGTCACTGAAGGAATATCAAAATTTAGAGAGTCGTTTTAATGATGTTAAAAACAATAAATTTCTAAAAATTGACCAGCAAGCCAACCTTGTTTTGTTTGAAGCGCGCGGGATTAACTTCATTAAAACACGCCATGAGTTGGCCCGTTTTGAAGCCATGGTGGATGACACGGAACAAACGATTCATGACGTTCGCAATGGACTCGTTGAACTGAAAAAGATCAATGAAGCGCATCGTGAAGCCATTAATGAGCTGAAAAAGAAGTATGACGAGTTGCGTAAACGACTACTGGCTGAGAACTTTAAGTTTGGGCCAGCCAACGGTGCGCTTGATCAATTCTTGAAACAACTTGAGGCTGATTATGATGAATTTACCCGTTTAACTGAAGCTGGTGATCATGCAACTGCATCGGATATCTATGAACAATTGGCGATGGAAACAACGCAAATGGAAAAGATGATGACAGATATTCCGCCGTTGTTTGAAAAGCTTGATAAAGTTTATGTGGATCAACTCAATGAATTAGCACAAGGCCATGATGAACTAGTTGCCCAAGGTTATGTGTTCCCAAATGATACCCTGCAACAAGAACTACAAGCGATTGACCAACAACGCCAACAAGTGTTGCAATTGTTAGGTGATTTGAAGTTGAAAGAAGTATCTGAACAGAACGGTTACATCGAACGTCGCATTGACACACTCTACGACATGATGGAAACGGAAATTACCGCCCGACAACAAGTCATGAAAAATGCGAAGACATTGTCATCAGATCTTTTGCGGTTGCGTGAACAAAATAGTACATTGGCGATTGAACTGGATCGCTTAAGTCAGAGTTTCCAATTTAACCATAAGGAACTTGAAACACGTCGTGTGTTACTAGAACAAATCAATGCGGCAGAAGAACAAGTAAATCACAATGATGATTTGTTGGAATCTGCTGAAATGTCATACAGTGAATTACGGGCGAAGCAAGAAGCTTTGCTCAAGCATTTTGCCGAAATTGAAGCCCAACAAATTGACATGTGGGAAAAGATTTCTGGTTTGGAAAAAGCTAAGCGTTCTGCCCGTCAACTCGGTGGGGAATACCAGCAAGAAATTGAAAATATTAAGCACGCTGTTGAACGGATGAGTTTACCTGGTTTGCCTGCGACTTATCTAGAATATTTCTTTGCCGTGACGAATGAATTGGAACGACTCGCCAAGTCACTCAAAGCTGATTTAGTTGACATGGATGAGGTACAACGACAATTAAACATTGTGTCAGCAGATATTGATACCTTAAAAGAAAAGACGGACACGATTGTCGACCAAGCAGCGTTGACAGAACAATTGTTGCAGTACGCTAATCGCTATCGTGCCACTAATGAACGTGTGGCTGCGGCAAGCGAACAAGCACGGATGTTTTACGAACGAGATTACAATTTTGGTAAAGCGATGGATGTTTTGGGACCAGCACTGGATAGTGTTGAACCAGGGGTCTATGAGAAGTTAGTGGATGCTTATATGCGTCGCAAGACACCGTTACTTTAA
- a CDS encoding APC family permease codes for MSIFTRAFRRESVQNYINADSHMTRELTTRDLIGLGVGTVIGTGIFILPGHEAAQHAGPAVSVAFLIAAIFSGLSGMAFAEFSSAMPVAGSAYSYGSVIYGEIIGWLLGWSLILEYFLAVSAIATGFSAYFGNLLTIFGIHMPKSLMAGPLEGGVVNLFAVLIILIVTAILSRGLNTSKKVENAAVVVKVAILGLFIIGGSFFIKHTNYVPFYPKEFHSGVFGLNGIWAATASIIFAFLGFDTIAAHAAEVKNPQKTMARGIIGTVLISALLYVLFAVVLTGIVNYKKLGVDDPAAFALQAIHQTQFSVVIIVGALIGMFTAILALVYASSRLTYSFGRDGLLPKPLGRISAGSRLPVNALIVAVVVESIFAGLIPLNTLASLINAGTLLAFTFINFGILILRRRKDLSHDGFKVPGYPVLPFIAGVISLLLIAKLPVNTLFLFSLWVIAGIVWYAIYGVRNSKLS; via the coding sequence ATGTCTATCTTCACAAGAGCATTTAGACGTGAATCTGTGCAAAACTACATTAATGCAGATTCTCATATGACGCGCGAATTGACAACGCGCGACCTCATTGGTCTTGGTGTTGGGACGGTGATCGGAACAGGTATTTTCATCTTACCTGGCCACGAAGCTGCGCAACACGCTGGCCCGGCTGTATCCGTCGCCTTTTTGATTGCCGCCATCTTCTCTGGCCTATCTGGTATGGCCTTTGCTGAATTTTCATCAGCGATGCCGGTGGCCGGATCCGCTTATTCTTATGGGAGTGTCATCTATGGTGAGATTATCGGCTGGTTACTAGGTTGGTCACTTATCTTAGAATACTTCTTAGCCGTTTCAGCCATTGCGACTGGTTTTTCCGCTTATTTCGGTAACCTCCTCACAATTTTTGGGATTCACATGCCAAAAAGCCTGATGGCCGGCCCACTAGAAGGTGGCGTGGTGAATTTATTTGCCGTTTTGATCATCTTAATCGTCACCGCAATTTTGTCTCGCGGATTGAATACATCTAAAAAGGTCGAAAATGCTGCTGTAGTTGTGAAGGTTGCTATCCTAGGGTTGTTCATCATTGGTGGTTCTTTCTTTATTAAGCACACCAACTACGTACCTTTTTATCCAAAAGAATTCCATTCTGGTGTCTTTGGCTTAAACGGTATCTGGGCGGCCACTGCAAGTATCATCTTTGCCTTCTTGGGATTTGATACCATTGCCGCACATGCTGCCGAAGTTAAAAATCCACAAAAGACGATGGCCCGTGGTATCATCGGGACTGTTTTGATTTCAGCCCTGCTCTATGTACTGTTTGCCGTTGTTTTGACTGGTATTGTGAACTATAAAAAGTTGGGCGTGGATGATCCGGCAGCATTTGCCCTACAAGCCATTCACCAAACGCAATTCTCTGTTGTCATCATTGTCGGTGCATTAATTGGTATGTTTACAGCCATTTTGGCACTTGTCTACGCCTCATCACGTCTCACTTACTCATTTGGTCGTGATGGGTTACTCCCAAAGCCATTAGGTAGGATTTCTGCTGGTTCACGTTTACCAGTTAACGCATTAATCGTTGCTGTTGTCGTTGAATCAATCTTTGCTGGTTTAATTCCACTGAACACATTAGCGAGTTTGATCAATGCCGGTACCTTGTTAGCCTTCACATTCATTAACTTTGGTATCTTAATCTTACGTCGTCGGAAAGACTTATCTCATGACGGTTTCAAAGTGCCTGGTTATCCAGTGCTCCCATTCATTGCTGGCGTGATTAGCCTATTGTTGATCGCAAAACTACCCGTCAACACATTGTTCCTGTTTAGCCTCTGGGTCATTGCTGGTATTGTTTGGTACGCTATCTACGGTGTACGAAATTCAAAGTTATCTTAA
- a CDS encoding guanylate kinase translates to MKENKVFVITGATGVGKTTIARYLQDNFRMPRVITHTTRPPRDREVEGVSYYFEDETSFEKNHYLERVNYAGAQYGSSYEGLQRAWAKNPYITIVLDTAGAITYARELGDQAVILFVTVTSPDVLVERVQVRGDDPTAIKQRVASPEFLRDMVLPDALKGVAYELDNDDWAKTKTQLDLFVHDIMNGRSVPKNKPLG, encoded by the coding sequence ATGAAAGAAAATAAAGTATTTGTGATTACTGGGGCAACCGGCGTCGGCAAAACAACTATTGCACGATATTTACAAGATAATTTTCGTATGCCTCGTGTCATTACGCATACAACGCGTCCACCACGCGATCGCGAAGTCGAGGGTGTATCGTATTATTTTGAAGATGAGACGTCATTTGAGAAAAATCATTATCTTGAGCGGGTTAATTATGCTGGAGCGCAATATGGCTCATCTTATGAAGGACTGCAACGTGCCTGGGCGAAAAATCCTTATATCACGATTGTTTTGGATACGGCGGGGGCCATCACTTATGCGCGCGAACTAGGTGATCAGGCGGTCATTCTCTTTGTGACGGTGACAAGTCCCGATGTCTTAGTGGAACGGGTGCAAGTACGTGGGGATGATCCAACGGCGATTAAACAACGTGTGGCTTCGCCGGAATTTTTGCGGGACATGGTATTGCCGGATGCCTTAAAGGGTGTGGCTTACGAATTAGATAATGATGACTGGGCGAAAACAAAGACACAACTGGACTTGTTTGTTCATGATATTATGAATGGGCGTAGCGTGCCTAAAAATAAGCCGCTCGGTTAA
- a CDS encoding aminotransferase class I/II-fold pyridoxal phosphate-dependent enzyme, giving the protein MPHAKPALLSSFNQRLDLVKPSAIRAFDNEVSAIPDILKLTLGEPDFDVPEHIKQAAVRSIVENDSHYAASNGTLALRQAAAGFLADRYGVDYDAESEIIVTVGATEAIYTVVTSLLNPGDKVLLPTPIFPLYIPVTLVGGGEPVFIDTSANGFVLSPEMLKAAIAEHGDSIKAIVLNFPSNPTGVTYDEAAVRALAEVLRDTNIVVISDEIYSELTYETTHVSMAQFLPEQTILLNGVSKSHAMTGYRIGLLAGPAELVAKLGLIHQFTITTPTNSAMAAAAEALGTPAGKADTLAMKAEYQARRDYVYQTMTDLGFDIPKPAGAFYIFAKIPADLPQDDVAFARDLAQKNKLAVIPGSAFGPGGEGYVRLSYAASMATLEEAMARLTAYIEANRHA; this is encoded by the coding sequence ATGCCACACGCAAAACCAGCCTTGCTATCATCATTTAACCAACGATTGGATCTCGTGAAGCCCAGTGCAATCCGTGCTTTCGATAATGAAGTCAGTGCCATTCCTGACATTTTAAAATTGACGTTGGGTGAGCCGGATTTTGATGTGCCAGAACATATTAAGCAGGCCGCTGTTCGTTCAATTGTTGAAAATGATTCACATTATGCGGCGTCTAACGGTACATTGGCTTTACGTCAAGCAGCTGCCGGCTTTTTGGCAGATCGCTATGGGGTTGACTATGATGCTGAAAGTGAAATTATTGTCACTGTTGGGGCAACGGAAGCGATTTATACGGTTGTGACATCACTATTAAATCCAGGGGATAAAGTATTGTTGCCAACGCCAATCTTTCCATTGTATATTCCGGTGACGTTAGTTGGCGGTGGCGAACCAGTATTTATTGATACATCAGCCAATGGATTTGTTTTAAGTCCGGAAATGTTAAAAGCAGCGATTGCAGAACATGGCGACAGCATTAAGGCGATTGTGTTGAACTTCCCGTCTAATCCAACCGGTGTGACTTATGACGAAGCAGCCGTTCGCGCTTTGGCTGAGGTGTTGCGTGATACGAATATTGTCGTCATTTCTGATGAAATTTATTCCGAATTAACCTATGAAACAACGCATGTTTCGATGGCACAATTCTTACCAGAACAAACTATTTTGCTTAACGGCGTCTCTAAGTCACACGCGATGACGGGTTACCGGATCGGTTTGTTAGCCGGGCCGGCAGAATTGGTGGCTAAATTGGGTTTGATTCACCAATTCACGATTACGACACCGACGAACTCAGCGATGGCAGCGGCAGCCGAAGCGTTAGGCACACCAGCCGGAAAAGCAGATACATTGGCAATGAAGGCCGAATATCAAGCGCGCCGTGACTATGTTTACCAAACGATGACTGACTTAGGGTTTGATATACCAAAACCAGCGGGTGCTTTCTATATTTTTGCTAAGATTCCAGCTGATTTACCGCAAGATGATGTAGCGTTTGCCCGTGACTTAGCGCAAAAAAACAAGCTCGCGGTTATTCCTGGTTCAGCTTTTGGCCCAGGTGGCGAAGGGTACGTACGATTGAGTTATGCCGCATCAATGGCAACATTGGAAGAAGCGATGGCGCGCTTAACAGCATATATCGAGGCGAATCGCCATGCCTAA